The proteins below come from a single Ailuropoda melanoleuca isolate Jingjing chromosome 1, ASM200744v2, whole genome shotgun sequence genomic window:
- the BET1 gene encoding BET1 homolog — MRRAGLGEGVPPGNYGNYGYANSGYSACEEENERLTESLRSKVTAIKSLSIEIGHEVKHQNKLLAEMDSQFDSTTGFLGKTMGKLKILSRGSHTKLLCYMMLFSLFVFLVIYWIIKLR, encoded by the exons GTGAAGGAGTACCTCCTGGCAACTATGGGAACTATGGCTATGCTAACAGTGGCTACAGTGCCTGTGAAGAAGAAAACGAGAGACTCACTGAAAGTCTGAGAAGCAAAGTAACTGCTATAAAATCT ctttccATTGAAATAGGCCATGAGgttaaacatcaaaataaattattagctGAAATG GATTCACAATTTGATTCTACAACTGGATTTCTAGGTAAAACTATGGGGAAACTGAAGATTTTATCTAGAGGAAGCCACACAAAGCTGCTGTGCTATATGATGCTGTTttcattgtttgtctttttgGTCATTTATTGGATTATTAAACTGAGGTGA